GAAGCGGATGTGACCCGCAACTTCAGTCGTCTGATTGGGTGGGCCTATGACGATCTGAAAGCTGCATTGGAAGTCGGACGCTACCGAAAGGATGGCGTGGTCGGCGCTTTGATTTCAGAGTGAGCCCGAGCGGCTGTCGGCAACGCTAAGTTCAAGCTCTGTGATACCCAAACGCGAGGGCGCCAAAGTCGATTTGGCGCCCTCTCTTACGAACGTCGTGGTTACACCAGCTCCTTCGGGTGCAGCACGACCCGCGCGTTCATCGGCACCTGGTCGTAGAGTTGAACGATCTGGTCATTGATGAGGCCGGCACAGCCGTTTGAAACGGCGCGCCCTATGCTGCCCGGGTCATCGGTCCCGTGCACTCTCAGATAGGTGTCGCCACGCTCGGGCGTGAAGAGGTACAGCGCGCGTGCGCCGAGTGGATTGCCAGGGCCACCCGGCATGCCATCTGCGTATTTCTGGTACTTTTCAGGTTCCCGCTCGATCATACCGGGCGTTGGAGTCCACGATGGCCACTCTTTCTTGGCGCCAACGTAGTACTCACCGGGTTCGTACAAGCTATCGCGGCCCACTCGAATGGGGTAAACCCATGCTTGACCGCCTGAAAGCGTCCAGAAGAGCCGGAACGCGTCCGGATAGACGTGCACTTCATTTGGCGGAAGGGGGTTGGCCAAGCGAATGAGCTGTGGTGCTGTCACGCTGGGGGCCGGCTGGGGGGCGGTCTGCGCGCTGAGAATTGAGGGGACTGCGAGGCCTGCTGCGGAAGCGAGGCCGAGCTTCAATGCGCCTCGGCGCGTCGTGAAGGCATTCATGCGTATTCCTTTCCTTCACCGACCCGATGTTGATCGGCCAGAGAAGACTACTCGGGTTATCTTAACTGGCGCTTAGGCAATGTGCGCCGCACTCATCTGTTGGCAAGCAGCGCGCATTTGAGCCGCCTTTCATGCAGATAGAATGTGTGCGGGGCGCGCCGGGTTCCAAAATTCGAGTGCAACTCTTGGCGCGGCGCTGTGATCGCTACGGCTTCGTGGATGTGCCTGAGGCGTATGAGTGACGTGCTCTGGAGCGTCCGTCTGCTTGCTAGTGTCCGCCGTTCAGGTCCATGGCGTAGATCTCCGCCCAAAGGGCTTCATGCTCGCGCTCCTGCTCTGACTTCGGCCCGTAGCGCTGGGCGGCCGTATCGAAGCCTGGATCACGTTCGCTCATGCCCATAGCCAATGCTGAGAGCGCATAGGCACGGCCTGCCTCCTGCCGGTCGCTTCCGGAGTAAATGCGTTCTGCAAAGGATCGGATGAGGTCCATCTGAGCAGTGGTTGGCGGCAAGATTACCCCTTGATCAATGGAGGCAGTATCTGTGCTGGCACCCACGACATCCCAGTAGTCGGAGACCACTGCACGGGCCCCGTGTGCGAAAAGCTCGGTCTTGGCCGCATCGCTAAGCTCGAGCTTGGTTTGAGTGTGACGATCTTCGATGAGCTCCAGGCCCCCGCCTTCGAGGAGCTTGGCCAAGCAGACATCACAGAGGGAGCATTTTGGAGGAACTGCAGGACCTCTTATGGTCCAGATGTAGGAACGCCCCTGCCCTTCATTGCCGGTCACCAGAACACCATCGTTGTCCCAGTAGCCGCTCTCTTTCCGGCAGACACCGCATCCGTAGTCTTCAACAGCGCCGCTTGAGTAAGCCTTTCCCGGGCGCGCCATGTTGTCTTCCGACATCTCACCGCGTTCGTTGTCCGCGCGCCGCGGCCCGTCATTTCGCATGTTCACCCCTTAGCCCTTGGGCTCGGCCCAAGGCATCAATCGTTTGTGCTAACGATATCAACGCCTTCGGCCGTTGCAAGATCATGTGCAAAGAGTCGTGTTTTTCTGTCTGAAAACTAGGGCGCGTTGACACTGGGCTGAGGGATGTAGTCGCAGTATTCGGCCAAGTCGGAGAGGTAGCTCCACTCATTGATGTTCGCATGCCGCAGCAGGGCCTGAGCCCGGTGGGATATCTTGTCCAATTCCACCGCTTGTTCGGTGATTGCGTGCCTCTTCCGGAAGCCATCGTCACCTCTGGGGCCGGAGGAGATGGTGTAGTCGATCTTGAAAAGACGATCATCGTCTTCTGCCATATGAAACTCTGAAAATCCGCCCTGAAGCATTCTGAACAAGCTATCACAGGCTACGAGGTCCTTCTGATAAAGCCACCAATCAGTGCTGTCCT
The Salipiger sp. CCB-MM3 genome window above contains:
- a CDS encoding L,D-transpeptidase, whose product is MNAFTTRRGALKLGLASAAGLAVPSILSAQTAPQPAPSVTAPQLIRLANPLPPNEVHVYPDAFRLFWTLSGGQAWVYPIRVGRDSLYEPGEYYVGAKKEWPSWTPTPGMIEREPEKYQKYADGMPGGPGNPLGARALYLFTPERGDTYLRVHGTDDPGSIGRAVSNGCAGLINDQIVQLYDQVPMNARVVLHPKELV